In a genomic window of Lycium ferocissimum isolate CSIRO_LF1 chromosome 9, AGI_CSIRO_Lferr_CH_V1, whole genome shotgun sequence:
- the LOC132032161 gene encoding uncharacterized protein LOC132032161, with amino-acid sequence MFLDTPPATGEAAGFGHLPIPRATRAASRSTETGARESLVRTFPAPSVEPRRTRSAVVTVPEDCSFLSRPSVVLVNEAFIRAQQEVDDLRGQLDAQGRETEKFQHLLQVKEDELSRAVALTNLQPELDATKAENLRLKDELAGIVERNRLLEAEKVGLSQDNARFSSKLSELETIISQLRGELDSVKSDAVNMAERHRRLESESAKYEERMRVFEQKAEDRARICDELKTTLEETVGANDLLKAELESATQYQRILDEERDELVAKLARAEADLAEALRSVEAAEAYSTIAVEHERWKSRRITLEEAERGFTDLPALILEARRTEEEAKRALDSDSEDSERTVSEHSGSSHTG; translated from the exons ATGTTTTTGGATACACCTCCTGCAACCGGGGAAGCTGCGGGTTTCGGACATCTTCCCATCCCTCGAGCCACGAGGGCAGCTAGTCGGTCCACTGAAACTGGTGCAAGGGAGAGCCTAGTGCGCACCTTCCCGGCTCCAAGTGTGGAACCTAGGAGGACCAGATCGGCTGTGGTTACCGTTCCCGAGGACTGCAGCTTTCTGTCTCGTCCG AGTGTGGTGCTTGTTAACGAAGCCTTCATCCGTGCTCAGCAAGAGGTAGACGACCTTAGAGGCCAGCTGGACGCCCAAGGTCGGGAAACGGAGAAGTTCCAGCACCTTTTGCAGGTAAAGGAGGATGAACTGAGCCGAGCAGTGGCCCTCACCAACCTTCAGCCCGAGCTTGATGCAACGAAGGCTGAGAACCTTCGATTAAAGGATGAGCTGGCCGGGATTGTGGAGAGGAACCGGCTTCTGGAAGCGGAGAAAGTCGGTCTCAGTCAAGACAACGCTCGTTTTTCTTCCAAGCTTAGCGAGCTCGAAACCATCATTTCTCAACTCCGAGGGGAGCTTGACTCGGTCAAGTCTGATGCCGTGAACATGGCCGAGAGGCATCGACGGCTTGAATCCGAGAGTGCCAAGTATGAAGAGAGAATGAGGGTATTCGAGCAAAAAGCTGAGGACAGGGCCCGAATATGTGATGAGCTGAAAACCACACTTGAGGAGACGGTCGGGGCTAATGATCTTCTCAAAGCCGAGCTTGAGTCGGCCACTCAATACCAGAGAATCCTCGATGAAGAGAGGGATGAGTTAGTGGCGAAGCTGGCCCGGGCTGAGGCCGATTTGGCAGAAGCCCTGAGGAGTGTGGAAGCTGCCGAGGCTTACTCCACGATTGCGGTAGAGCATGAACGGTGGAAGTCTCGGAGGATCACCCTCGAGGAAGCCGAGCGTGGCTTTACTGATCTCCCGGCCCTTATACTCGAGGCTAGAAGGACCGAGGAAGAAGCCAAAAGAGCCCTTGATTCAGACTCCGAAGACTCTGAGCGGACAGTGTCCGAACATTCTGGTTCCAGCCACACCGGATAG